TATTCCCACGAGTGCGGAGTTCGAATAGAATATCGAGAAGTTTCTCCACATCGGCGAAATGAAGACCGGTGGTCGGCTCATCCAAAAGATAGAGGGTTTTTCCAGTGGATACTTTACTGAGTTCCCGGGCCAGTTTGATCCGCTGAGCTTCTCCTCCTGAGAGCGTGGTCGCCGGCTGACCGAGACGGACATATCCCAAACCTACCCGTTTGAGTACAACAAGCTTGCGCCGGATCAAGGGGATATTCTCGAAAAAATGTTCGGCTTCTTCCACGCTTAAATCCAATATTTCCGCGATATTTTTTTCCTTAAACCGGATATCGAGCGTCTCTCGGGCATACCGCTTACCCTTGCACTGCTCACAGGTCACAAAGACGTCGGGGAGAAAATGCATTTCAATCTTGATCACCCCGTTACCCTGGCAAGCTTCACAACGGCCGCCCTTGACATTGAAACTGAATCTTCCCGGACGATAACCCCTCGCTTTCGCTTCCGGCAAGCGGGTCAGCAAGTTGCGGATCTCGGTGAAGATTCCTGTATAGGTAGCCGGGTTGGATCGCGGGGTACGTCCAATCGGATTCTGATCGATTTCGATAACCTTATCGAGATATTCGATCCCTTCTATGGCCTCATGGTCACCGGGTCGAACCACCGAGCGGCAGAATTCCCGGGCGAGGGATCGGTAAAGCACTTCTTCCATTAGGGTACTTTTCCCCGACCCGGATACTCCGGTCAGGCCGACCAGTAAACCCAGGGGGATCCTGACATTGAGATTTTTCAGATTATTGGCGCGGACTCCCCTGATGATGAGCCATTCTGTACCTGGTTCTTTTCGCCGGAGGGGAAGCGGCATTTCCCGTTTTCCGCTAAGAAACAGTCCGGTCAGACTCTTTTCGTCTTCCATGATCTGACGAGGCGTACCGCTGGCCACGACATACCCGCCATCCTGTCCCGCACCGGGTCCCATGTCCACCAGATAATCGGCGCTGAGCATCGTTTCGGCATCGTGCTCGATAACAAGTACCGTGTTCCCCATGTCCCGGAGATTTTTCAAGGTGGCAATTAATTTTCGGTTGTCCCGGGGATGCAACCCAATGGTTGGCTCATCCAATACGTATAATACACCGACCAATCCCGAGCCAATCTGTGTCGCCAAGCGAATCCTTTGGGATTCTCCACCCGAGAGCGAGGAGGCTCCCCGATTAAGAGTCAAGTATTCCAGTCCGACTTCGACCAAAAAACTAATCCGTGAGCGAATTTCCCGCAAAATTGGTTCGGCGATCAGTGCCTGATTACCGGAAAGAAAAAGCCGTTCGAAGGCGATTTTCAATTCACCGATCGTGAGACGGGATAAAAAACCGATCGAGCAGCCT
This portion of the Atribacteraceae bacterium genome encodes:
- the uvrA gene encoding excinuclease ABC subunit UvrA, with protein sequence MNDQISIIGAREHNLKNVDIDIPRHRMVVITGLSGSGKSSLAYDTVYAEGQRRYLESLSSYARQFLDRMEKPDVDQISGLSPAIAINQKAASHNPRSTVGTVTEIYDYMRVLYARCGVVHCPGCERPVTRQTIQQITDDIVSLPRETRVLLLAPLVRGRKGEYRKLLGDMLKNGFARARVDGVLIDLEEWENLDLDRKKKHDIDLVVDRLVIGPEALRRVADSVEIALRYGKGIVRVAVPEKSGNFNERLYSESFACPDCGISFPEITPRLFSFNNPYGACPRCSGIGSLNFIDPALVVPDTSRTISDGAVLFWRELDEDGAYMRKIRRVLHERGISLEVPFRELGEADRQFILFGDVHFEGAVPALERKLDGSQTWWEQEEIAPYLARRICPECNGDRLRRESLSVKIEGCSIGFLSRLTIGELKIAFERLFLSGNQALIAEPILREIRSRISFLVEVGLEYLTLNRGASSLSGGESQRIRLATQIGSGLVGVLYVLDEPTIGLHPRDNRKLIATLKNLRDMGNTVLVIEHDAETMLSADYLVDMGPGAGQDGGYVVASGTPRQIMEDEKSLTGLFLSGKREMPLPLRRKEPGTEWLIIRGVRANNLKNLNVRIPLGLLVGLTGVSGSGKSTLMEEVLYRSLAREFCRSVVRPGDHEAIEGIEYLDKVIEIDQNPIGRTPRSNPATYTGIFTEIRNLLTRLPEAKARGYRPGRFSFNVKGGRCEACQGNGVIKIEMHFLPDVFVTCEQCKGKRYARETLDIRFKEKNIAEILDLSVEEAEHFFENIPLIRRKLVVLKRVGLGYVRLGQPATTLSGGEAQRIKLARELSKVSTGKTLYLLDEPTTGLHFADVEKLLDILFELRTRGN